The following coding sequences are from one Salvelinus namaycush isolate Seneca chromosome 23, SaNama_1.0, whole genome shotgun sequence window:
- the schip1 gene encoding schwannomin-interacting protein 1 isoform X2, which produces MVHQENCSHQAQKNERESIRQKLALGSFFDDGPGIYTSCSKSGKPSLSSRLQSGMNLQICFVNDSGSDKDSDADDSKTETSLDTPLSPMSKQSSSYSDRDTTEEDSESLEDMDFLSRQKKLQAEAKLALAMAKPMAKMQVEVEKQNRKKSPVADLLPHMPHISECLMKRSLKPTDLRDMTLGQLQVIVNDLHSQIESLNEELVQLLLIRDELHMEQDAMLVDIEDLTRHAESQQKHMAEKTPSK; this is translated from the exons ATGGTTCACCAGGAAAACTGTTCTCACCAG gcCCAAAAGAATGAGAGGGAGTCCATCCGGCAGAAGCTGGCCCTGGGTAGTTTCTTTGACGATGGGCCGGGTATCTATACCAGCTGCAGCAAGAGTGGCAAGCCCAGTCTGTCCTCACG gctGCAGAGTGGGATGAACCTGCAGATCTGTTTTGTCAACGACAGCGGCAGCGACAAGGACAGCGATGCAGACGACAGCAAGACAGAGACCAGTCTGGACACACCGCTGTCCCCCATG TCGAAGCAGAGTTCGTCCTACTCTGACCGGGACACTACGGAGGAAGACAGTGAGTCTCTGGAGGACATGGACTTCCTGAGCAGACAGAAGAAGTTGCAGGCCGAGGCTAAGCTAGCCCTGGCGATGGCCAAACCCATGGCCAAGATGCAGGTGGAGGTGGAAAAACAGAACCGCAAGAAGTCCCCTGTGGCAGACCTG CTGCCCCACATGCCCCACATCAGTGAGTGTCTGATGAAGAGGAGCCTGAAGCCTACAGACCTGAGAGACATGACCCTGGGACAACTACAGGTTATAGTCAACGATCTTCACTCCCAGATAGAGA GTCTGAATGAGGAGCTGGTGCAGCTGCTGCTGATCAGGGATGAACTGCACATGGAGCAGGATGCCATGCTGGTGGACATAGAGGACCTGACCAG GCATGCTGAGAGCCAGCAGAAACACATGGCTGAGAAGACCCCATCCAAATGA
- the schip1 gene encoding schwannomin-interacting protein 1 isoform X1, whose protein sequence is MDDVICPASALYLTDDYKLKEAQKNERESIRQKLALGSFFDDGPGIYTSCSKSGKPSLSSRLQSGMNLQICFVNDSGSDKDSDADDSKTETSLDTPLSPMSKQSSSYSDRDTTEEDSESLEDMDFLSRQKKLQAEAKLALAMAKPMAKMQVEVEKQNRKKSPVADLLPHMPHISECLMKRSLKPTDLRDMTLGQLQVIVNDLHSQIESLNEELVQLLLIRDELHMEQDAMLVDIEDLTRHAESQQKHMAEKTPSK, encoded by the exons ATGGATGATGTCATCTGTCCAGCCTCTGCCCTCTACCTCACTGATGACTACAAACTCAAAGAG gcCCAAAAGAATGAGAGGGAGTCCATCCGGCAGAAGCTGGCCCTGGGTAGTTTCTTTGACGATGGGCCGGGTATCTATACCAGCTGCAGCAAGAGTGGCAAGCCCAGTCTGTCCTCACG gctGCAGAGTGGGATGAACCTGCAGATCTGTTTTGTCAACGACAGCGGCAGCGACAAGGACAGCGATGCAGACGACAGCAAGACAGAGACCAGTCTGGACACACCGCTGTCCCCCATG TCGAAGCAGAGTTCGTCCTACTCTGACCGGGACACTACGGAGGAAGACAGTGAGTCTCTGGAGGACATGGACTTCCTGAGCAGACAGAAGAAGTTGCAGGCCGAGGCTAAGCTAGCCCTGGCGATGGCCAAACCCATGGCCAAGATGCAGGTGGAGGTGGAAAAACAGAACCGCAAGAAGTCCCCTGTGGCAGACCTG CTGCCCCACATGCCCCACATCAGTGAGTGTCTGATGAAGAGGAGCCTGAAGCCTACAGACCTGAGAGACATGACCCTGGGACAACTACAGGTTATAGTCAACGATCTTCACTCCCAGATAGAGA GTCTGAATGAGGAGCTGGTGCAGCTGCTGCTGATCAGGGATGAACTGCACATGGAGCAGGATGCCATGCTGGTGGACATAGAGGACCTGACCAG GCATGCTGAGAGCCAGCAGAAACACATGGCTGAGAAGACCCCATCCAAATGA
- the il12a gene encoding interleukin-12 subunit alpha, giving the protein MLPNFYLYLTSCVLLLALFWQVSMGTPVRTPRSLDTEKCGQCADLSRELVKNVRKLLDNENLFGGLNCSEQRVEVNSKTKTVLACEPNTDRNTRCSGQRNTTFSESECLRNIRADLGHYAASLQAYKQADLSSTVQDTKNLLNNCPSTHGDPSSHVADPKLTSGNSVDQRVHLCKLLKGFHLRVITISRAMGYISAGDHRK; this is encoded by the exons ATGCTGCCAAACTTTTATTTAT ACTTGACCagctgtgtgctgctgctcgCTTTGTTCTGGCAAGTCTCCATGGGAACCCCAGTGCGCACGCCGCGGAGTTTGGACACTGAGAAATGCGGGCAGTGTGCTGACCTCTCCAGAGAGCTCGTCAAGAATGTTAGAAAGCTCCTGGACAAC GAAAACCTGTTTGGGGGTTTAAACTGCTCGGAGCAGCGTGTGGAGGTAAACAGTAAGACCAAGACAGTCCTAGCCTGCGAACCCAACACGGACAGG AACACAAGATGCTCTGGTCAACGGAACACCACATTCAGTGAG AGTGAGTGTCTGAGGAACATCCGAGCAGACCTAGGACATTATGCTGCCTCACTACAGGCTTACAAACAGGCCGACCTCAGCTCTACTGTCCAGGACACCAAGAACCTACTCAATAATTGTCCATCCACACACGGGGATCCTTCCTCACAT GTTGCAGACCCTAAGCTGACTAGTGGTAACTCTGTGGACCAGAGGGTCCATCTGTGTAAGTTACTGAAGGGCTTCCACCTCCGGGTCATCACCATCAGCAGAGCCATGGGCTACATCTCTGCTGGAGACCACAGGAAGTAA